The following are encoded in a window of Echeneis naucrates chromosome 19, fEcheNa1.1, whole genome shotgun sequence genomic DNA:
- the LOC115060208 gene encoding urotensin-2 receptor, whose protein sequence is MNRSSSPPRVGSGSVDQELVITSTFGTLLSVVYMIGVSGNVYTLVVMCHSIRFATSMYISIINLAVADLLYLSTIPFVVSTYFLKDWYFGDVGCRILLSLDLLTMHASIFTLTVMCTERYLAVTKPLDTVRRSKSYRTALAWGVWLLSLVLTVPMMVMVTQTTKTTPQGGVKRMCAPTRAPLAYKVYVTGLFGTSIMAPGLVIGYLYVRLARTYLESQRRRVLSRASRRTPKQRVLMMIFTIVLVFWACFLPFWIWQLLPLYHTKPLSLASQTHTCINYLVASLTYSNSCINPFLYTLLTKNYREYLKNRHRSCYRYTSSFKKRPPSLYSWGRSSSNQLEFTSETMVMESRK, encoded by the coding sequence ATGAACAGGTCCTCCAGCCCGCCCCGGGTCGGGTCCGGGTCCGTTGACCAGGAGCTCGTCATCACCTCCACTTTCGGGACGCTCCTGTCCGTCGTCTACATGATCGGGGTGTCGGGGAACGTGTACACGCTGGTGGTGATGTGCCACTCGATCCGCTTCGCCACCTCCATGTACATCTCCATCATCAACCTGGCTGTGGCGGACCTGCTCTACCTCTCCACCATCCCGTTCGTGGTGTCCACGTACTTTCTGAAGGACTGGTACTTCGGGGACGTGGGCTGCCGCATCCTGCTCAGCCTGGACCTCCTCACCATGCACGCCAGCATCTTCACCCTGACCGTCATGTGCACGGAGCGCTACCTGGCCGTCACCAAGCCGCTGGACACGGTCAGGCGCTCCAAGAGTTACCGCACAGCGCTGGCGTGGGGCGTGTGGCTGCTGTCTCTGGTCCTCACCGTGCCCATGATGGTCATGGTCACCCAGACCACCAAGACCACCCCGCAGGGGGGCGTGAAGAGGATGTGCGCGCCCACCCGGGCACCCCTGGCTTACAAAGTCTACGTGACGGGGTTGTTCGGCACCAGCATCATGGCCCCGGGGCTGGTGATCGGCTACCTGTACGTCAGGTTGGCCCGCACCTACCTGGAGTCCCAACGCCGCCGGGTGCTGAGCAGGGCCAGCCGGCGGACCCCGAAGCAGAGAGTCCTGATGATGATCTTCACCATCGTGCTGGTCTTCTGGGCCTGTTTCCTGCCCTTCTGGATCTGGCAACTGCTGCCTCTGTATCACACCAAGCCGCTGAGCCTGGCCTCGCAGACGCACACCTGCATCAACTACCTGGTGGCGAGCCTCAcctacagcaacagctgcatcAACCCCTTCCTGTACACGCTGCTCACCAAGAACTACCGGGAGTACCTGAAGAACCGCCACCGCAGCTGCTACCGCTACACGTCCTCCTTCAAGAAGCGGCCTCCCAGCCTCTACTCCTGGGGAAGGTCCTCCAGCAATCAGCTGGAGTTCACCTCCGAGACCATGGTCATGGAGAGCCGGAAGTGA
- the ogfod3 gene encoding 2-oxoglutarate and iron-dependent oxygenase domain-containing protein 3 isoform X1: MAVARMRNTKGENATEIEKKIKRGNALRQGSTWRGYRGLLALLLVAACVCTLAVWLYMSYLDSDITQTLVSQGELVSPQPRVFNIQCSEDYENYKRYPGCTPQRCGRAVTDSVVTREEAQVLRRLAERGLALAGSEGGASILDLHSGALSMGKQFVNIYRYFGDQIRDVITQEDLQLYRDVRGRIQAVIAETFGLNPTLMYLTKPTFFSRINSTAAKTQHDEYWHPHIDKVTYGSFDYTSLLYLSDYGSDFSGGRFVFMDSNGNQTVEPRTGRVSFFSSGSENLHRVEKVTWGTRYAITVSFTCDPAHGISDPALP, from the exons ATGGCGGTGGCACGGATGAGAAACACGAAGGGCGAGAACGCCActgagatagaaaaaaaaattaaaag AGGTAATGCTCTGAGGCAGGGGTCTACATGGAGGGGCTACCGAGGACTTCTGGCTTTGCTCCTGGtcgctgcatgtgtgtgcacactggcTGTCTGGTTGTACATGAGCTATCTGGACAGTGACATCACTCAAACACTGGTCAGCCAGGGGGAGCTGGTCTCCCCTCAGCCCAGAGTCTTTAACATCCAGTGCTCTGAGGACTACGAGAACTACAAACGCTATCCAG GATGCACCCCTCAAAGGTGTGGCCGAGCAGTCACAGACAGTGTGGTCACCAGGGAGGAGGCTCAGGTCCTCAGGAG GCTCGCTGAGAGAGGGCTAGCACTGGCTGGGTCAGAGGGAGGG GCTTCCATACTGGACCTTCACTCTGGAGCGCTGTCGATGGGAAAACAGTTTGTCAACATCTACAG GTATTTTGGGGATCAAATCAGGGATGTGATCACACAAGAGGATCTCCAACTCTACAG AGATGTACGTGGGAGGATCCAGGCAGTTATTGCTGAGACATTCGGTTTGAACCCGACTCTCATGTACCTCACCAAGCCCACCTTCTTCTCCAGGATCAACAGCACGGCAGCCAAGACCCAACATGACGAGTACTGGCACCCACATATAGATAAG GTGACTTATGGCTCTTTTGACTACACCTCCCTCCTTTACCTGTCTGACTATGGCTCTGACTTCAGTGGAGGAAGATTTGTTTTCATGGATTCAAATGGCAACCAAACAGTGGAACCACGAACAG GACGtgtctccttcttctcctccggCTCAGAGAACCTCCACCGCGTAGAGAAGGTGACCTGGGGGACACGCTATGCCATCACGGTCTCCTTCACCTGTGACCCTGCACACGGCATCTCAGACCCTGCTCTGCCTTGA
- the ogfod3 gene encoding 2-oxoglutarate and iron-dependent oxygenase domain-containing protein 3 isoform X2, giving the protein MSYLDSDITQTLVSQGELVSPQPRVFNIQCSEDYENYKRYPGCTPQRCGRAVTDSVVTREEAQVLRRLAERGLALAGSEGGASILDLHSGALSMGKQFVNIYRYFGDQIRDVITQEDLQLYRDVRGRIQAVIAETFGLNPTLMYLTKPTFFSRINSTAAKTQHDEYWHPHIDKVTYGSFDYTSLLYLSDYGSDFSGGRFVFMDSNGNQTVEPRTGRVSFFSSGSENLHRVEKVTWGTRYAITVSFTCDPAHGISDPALP; this is encoded by the exons ATGAGCTATCTGGACAGTGACATCACTCAAACACTGGTCAGCCAGGGGGAGCTGGTCTCCCCTCAGCCCAGAGTCTTTAACATCCAGTGCTCTGAGGACTACGAGAACTACAAACGCTATCCAG GATGCACCCCTCAAAGGTGTGGCCGAGCAGTCACAGACAGTGTGGTCACCAGGGAGGAGGCTCAGGTCCTCAGGAG GCTCGCTGAGAGAGGGCTAGCACTGGCTGGGTCAGAGGGAGGG GCTTCCATACTGGACCTTCACTCTGGAGCGCTGTCGATGGGAAAACAGTTTGTCAACATCTACAG GTATTTTGGGGATCAAATCAGGGATGTGATCACACAAGAGGATCTCCAACTCTACAG AGATGTACGTGGGAGGATCCAGGCAGTTATTGCTGAGACATTCGGTTTGAACCCGACTCTCATGTACCTCACCAAGCCCACCTTCTTCTCCAGGATCAACAGCACGGCAGCCAAGACCCAACATGACGAGTACTGGCACCCACATATAGATAAG GTGACTTATGGCTCTTTTGACTACACCTCCCTCCTTTACCTGTCTGACTATGGCTCTGACTTCAGTGGAGGAAGATTTGTTTTCATGGATTCAAATGGCAACCAAACAGTGGAACCACGAACAG GACGtgtctccttcttctcctccggCTCAGAGAACCTCCACCGCGTAGAGAAGGTGACCTGGGGGACACGCTATGCCATCACGGTCTCCTTCACCTGTGACCCTGCACACGGCATCTCAGACCCTGCTCTGCCTTGA